In Paenibacillus hexagrammi, the following are encoded in one genomic region:
- a CDS encoding L,D-transpeptidase: protein MPKYRIIVDLSDFQLYLLDGNIVVRGFPVGIGKMLTQTPTGEYTIVNKEPNPGGPYGAFWMGLSKPHYGIHGTNDPSSVGRRTSHGCIRMYNEDVVELSNLVPIHTRVTIRP from the coding sequence ATGCCAAAGTATCGCATCATTGTGGACTTATCCGACTTTCAACTGTATCTGCTCGATGGAAATATCGTGGTAAGAGGCTTTCCGGTGGGAATCGGCAAAATGCTTACCCAAACCCCAACGGGCGAGTACACCATTGTGAACAAAGAGCCCAACCCCGGAGGTCCTTATGGCGCTTTCTGGATGGGTTTAAGTAAGCCGCATTACGGCATTCACGGGACCAACGATCCCTCCTCTGTCGGAAGGCGCACATCCCACGGCTGCATTCGCATGTACAATGAGGACGTTGTAGAATTGTCCAACCTGGTTCCCATTCATACTCGAGTGACGATCAGACCTTGA
- a CDS encoding CDGSH iron-sulfur domain-containing protein: MPDENKVTIKVNDNGSLRVTGQVDLVDAEGNLFEHKDSFSLCRCGASGNKPFCDGTHKSVGFESAPRANQA; encoded by the coding sequence ATGCCAGATGAAAACAAAGTGACGATTAAAGTTAACGACAACGGATCGCTTAGAGTGACGGGACAAGTAGATTTAGTAGACGCGGAAGGGAACCTGTTTGAGCATAAAGATTCCTTTTCCTTATGCCGGTGCGGCGCATCGGGAAATAAGCCCTTCTGCGACGGAACACACAAGTCGGTCGGCTTCGAAAGCGCTCCGAGAGCCAATCAGGCTTAA
- a CDS encoding Gfo/Idh/MocA family protein: protein MTKPITFGIIGGAGFRAQYFYRIAQALPHLFRISGSVVRDEAKRTQMEQEWRVPAYPTLQDMLRAERPDYVVVSVSWTACYEYLFQLAELGIPALAETPPAPDLEGLKKLHTNLTSQGARIQVAEQYQFHPLQMARLALIQSGQLGEVSETTVSISHLYHAVSLIRTMLGIGFEDVSIKAMRFTSKWVAGPTRSGPPQEERIIPSKRDLAWLNFGDKLGIYDFTQDQHRSWTRSNHLSVRGERGEIFDTSVRSLADHATPIYMDLKRINRGEAENAEGYFLKGILAGERWVYENPFAPARLYDDEIAIATCLLKMGEYAAGGSSFYGLPEASQDHYLGMLMEEAIETGREVSSTPQPWAESL, encoded by the coding sequence ATGACAAAACCAATCACATTCGGAATCATAGGCGGAGCTGGATTTCGAGCTCAATATTTTTATCGTATCGCGCAGGCTCTTCCCCACTTGTTCCGGATAAGCGGCAGTGTGGTAAGAGATGAAGCGAAGAGAACGCAAATGGAGCAAGAGTGGCGCGTGCCCGCATATCCGACCCTGCAGGATATGCTGCGCGCGGAGCGGCCTGACTATGTAGTCGTATCCGTAAGCTGGACTGCTTGCTACGAATACTTGTTTCAGTTAGCCGAGCTAGGCATCCCCGCCTTGGCGGAAACGCCACCGGCTCCGGATCTCGAAGGGCTCAAGAAGCTGCATACGAATTTAACAAGTCAGGGAGCCCGCATTCAAGTAGCGGAGCAGTATCAGTTTCACCCTCTGCAAATGGCCCGCTTGGCGCTCATTCAATCGGGACAGCTCGGTGAAGTATCTGAAACGACCGTGTCGATCTCTCACTTGTATCATGCGGTCAGTCTGATTCGAACGATGCTGGGAATCGGCTTCGAAGATGTGAGCATCAAAGCGATGCGTTTCACCTCCAAGTGGGTGGCCGGGCCTACCCGCAGCGGTCCTCCGCAAGAGGAACGCATCATCCCTTCCAAACGGGATTTGGCTTGGCTGAACTTTGGCGATAAGCTGGGCATCTATGATTTCACTCAAGACCAACATCGCTCCTGGACTCGCTCGAATCATTTGTCTGTTCGAGGCGAGCGCGGAGAAATCTTCGATACCTCCGTTCGAAGTCTAGCCGATCATGCGACGCCGATCTACATGGATTTGAAAAGAATCAATCGGGGCGAGGCCGAGAATGCAGAGGGTTACTTTCTTAAGGGGATCCTGGCGGGTGAGCGTTGGGTATATGAGAATCCATTTGCTCCGGCCAGATTGTATGACGATGAAATCGCGATCGCAACTTGTCTGCTTAAGATGGGGGAATATGCGGCAGGAGGCTCCAGCTTCTACGGCCTTCCGGAAGCGTCGCAGGATCACTATCTGGGTATGCTCATGGAAGAAGCCATCGAAACAGGCCGGGAAGTGTCATCCACTCCCCAGCCTTGGGCCGAATCGTTATAG
- a CDS encoding SDR family NAD(P)-dependent oxidoreductase, translating to MDLKNKVALVTGGGTGIGRAVCLELAERGAVVAVNYSRSKSEADETVQKIQELGGTAQAYQADVSRDKEVCEMVRCIVESFGGLDLLVNNASITRHIPLEDLEAADEEVWDELYAVNVKGMFFCARAAAEHMKKGTQGAIVNVGSVAGTTGLGSSMPYAVSKAAVHGLTKSLARALAPKIRVNSVAPGAVATRWWEGREEQMNRLSGHLPLQRISTPEDIAKLICHTLEQEAMTGQILTIDCGQTL from the coding sequence ATGGATTTGAAGAACAAAGTGGCGTTGGTTACAGGCGGAGGGACAGGGATCGGCAGGGCTGTTTGCCTTGAGCTGGCGGAAAGAGGTGCGGTCGTTGCTGTGAACTATTCGCGTTCGAAATCAGAGGCTGACGAAACGGTGCAAAAGATTCAAGAACTCGGGGGTACTGCCCAGGCTTATCAAGCGGATGTGTCCCGTGATAAGGAAGTGTGCGAGATGGTCCGTTGCATCGTGGAGTCGTTTGGCGGACTGGATTTGCTCGTCAATAATGCCAGCATCACCCGGCATATTCCTCTGGAGGATTTGGAAGCAGCTGACGAGGAGGTATGGGACGAGCTGTATGCGGTCAATGTTAAAGGTATGTTCTTCTGTGCCCGCGCCGCAGCGGAGCATATGAAGAAAGGCACCCAAGGAGCCATCGTCAATGTCGGCAGTGTAGCCGGGACAACAGGACTAGGCTCCTCGATGCCTTATGCAGTGTCTAAAGCGGCGGTACACGGCTTGACTAAGTCGCTGGCTCGTGCGCTTGCACCAAAGATCAGAGTCAACAGCGTAGCGCCCGGAGCAGTTGCGACAAGGTGGTGGGAAGGCCGGGAAGAGCAGATGAACCGCTTGAGCGGACATCTGCCCCTGCAGCGGATTTCCACACCGGAGGACATCGCGAAGCTCATTTGTCATACGCTCGAACAGGAAGCGATGACCGGACAAATCCTCACCATTGATTGCGGTCAAACCCTATAA
- a CDS encoding EAL domain-containing protein → MVVSQTLYHLIRNLGDVVLLIMFMNRLLPVSCHSEKWSKAIACGLTCSMAGILSMLMPIHLPDGIILDMRIVPVALGSFYGGGLAAAICVTAVSAFRLCLSGTGVTPGVIVIVTAAAVGLLFRAIPFPHCRAGQLLFSSALGLILTAGHFGWSFLFQTPMTQLLLSKYVFMYLFLYPLAACTIVYIFQAERTRKTADLFDPSSGIPNKNWLLRRLRKLIEKQVPFHLIAFRIENLRAIHAVHGPEYRQLILQEMSARFSNEQLIHAGNQEFMLCCYDSERILGMDAFMDGIRQRLTKPFLINNKLVYLFSNTSFLPYQGEAAEHFIQKALSTLQETAGECLGESYSEEALLRRYQLQDALYQALSKEQLLLHYQPQFDLQNGRLRGFEALLRWNHPELGPVSPAEFIPIAEETGLIRQIGLWVLEQACLVHLQILPVIGDITMSVNISAVQLSDPFFPDEVNRVLERSGLPPSSIELEITETTLISSFARAERQLQRLESFGVMLALDDFGTGYSSLNYLKSLPLHTLKIDRSFTQGVLNNRESTIMQSIVQLAKQLEYIVIAEGVENEEQLSELKKLKCDVAQGYLLSQPLPSDCLAGFLARLQTNSGEKPQTRVS, encoded by the coding sequence TTGGTTGTTTCACAAACGCTTTATCATTTAATCAGAAATTTGGGGGATGTTGTCTTACTGATCATGTTTATGAACCGACTTCTCCCAGTTTCCTGCCATTCTGAGAAGTGGTCCAAAGCGATCGCATGCGGGTTGACCTGCTCAATGGCAGGCATCCTGTCCATGCTAATGCCCATCCATCTGCCGGACGGCATTATTCTGGATATGCGGATTGTTCCCGTCGCCTTGGGCAGCTTCTACGGCGGCGGTCTCGCAGCAGCTATCTGTGTTACTGCGGTCAGTGCGTTTCGTCTATGCCTTAGCGGGACAGGTGTTACCCCAGGGGTAATCGTGATCGTGACTGCGGCAGCTGTAGGACTGCTGTTTCGAGCTATACCTTTTCCTCACTGTAGGGCTGGCCAGCTGTTATTTTCATCGGCACTTGGCCTTATCCTTACTGCCGGTCATTTCGGATGGAGCTTTCTGTTTCAAACACCTATGACCCAATTACTGCTTAGCAAATATGTGTTCATGTATCTCTTCTTGTATCCACTTGCAGCTTGCACCATTGTGTACATCTTTCAAGCGGAGAGAACACGTAAAACGGCCGATTTGTTTGACCCGAGCTCCGGAATCCCCAACAAAAACTGGCTGCTGCGCAGGCTCAGAAAGCTTATTGAAAAGCAGGTGCCGTTTCATCTCATCGCTTTTCGAATCGAAAATCTGAGGGCGATCCATGCTGTACACGGTCCAGAGTATCGTCAGCTGATTCTGCAAGAAATGAGCGCCAGATTCTCTAATGAACAGCTCATTCACGCAGGGAATCAGGAGTTTATGCTATGCTGCTATGATAGCGAGCGTATTTTAGGGATGGACGCTTTTATGGACGGAATAAGGCAGCGTTTAACCAAACCATTCTTGATCAACAACAAGCTGGTTTATTTATTTTCGAACACCTCCTTCCTGCCGTATCAAGGGGAGGCTGCCGAGCATTTTATCCAAAAAGCGCTTAGCACTCTGCAGGAAACCGCCGGGGAGTGTCTCGGAGAAAGCTACTCAGAAGAGGCTTTGCTTCGGCGATACCAACTGCAAGACGCACTGTACCAGGCGCTATCCAAAGAGCAATTGTTGCTGCATTATCAACCGCAATTTGATTTGCAAAACGGCCGATTACGGGGATTTGAAGCCCTGCTGCGATGGAATCACCCCGAACTTGGCCCTGTTTCTCCTGCCGAGTTTATTCCCATTGCCGAGGAGACCGGCCTCATTCGGCAAATCGGTTTGTGGGTGCTTGAACAGGCATGTCTGGTACATCTACAGATTCTTCCAGTTATTGGTGATATTACCATGTCCGTGAATATATCTGCTGTGCAGCTGTCAGACCCGTTCTTCCCGGATGAAGTAAACCGGGTGCTTGAGCGGTCCGGACTGCCGCCTTCGAGTATTGAGCTCGAAATTACGGAAACGACGCTGATCAGCTCTTTTGCACGGGCCGAACGGCAGCTCCAGCGTCTCGAATCGTTTGGCGTTATGCTCGCATTGGATGACTTCGGTACAGGATACTCTTCGCTGAACTATTTAAAGAGTCTGCCGCTTCATACTTTGAAAATCGATCGTTCCTTCACGCAGGGAGTTCTTAATAACCGGGAGAGTACCATCATGCAGTCCATCGTTCAGCTCGCTAAACAACTAGAGTACATCGTTATAGCCGAAGGAGTGGAAAATGAAGAGCAGCTATCCGAGCTTAAGAAGCTAAAATGTGATGTTGCTCAGGGCTATTTGTTGAGCCAGCCGCTCCCAAGTGATTGCCTTGCCGGATTCTTAGCTCGGCTGCAAACCAACTCGGGTGAGAAGCCTCAAACCCGTGTATCTTAA